In Aquipuribacter nitratireducens, one genomic interval encodes:
- a CDS encoding acyltransferase family protein, which yields MDLLRGTAVVLVVVYHAVVLTEMDGVTAPGWVEAANAYLAPFRIPLLVILSGMLLGRALEKPPSRYFSGKLSNIGWPYLVWTAVFAVVTWPVASPFLYARGGTYLWFLLFLLVFFAAAWMLRALPASWVVAVSFALAVLAPTGSKYTERLVYLFALFMLGHLVRSRLAVWRWLTRSRWVVPVGLLLVVVQWVVGSTVVDAADPTSGYGPPTALATLGGLMVGVQLAPVVARMTWTRPLRHVGEASLVYYVSHFPVATVVIGLLVAAGVRNWAVLALVGAVVALGAGAVLARCRATAPVQWLFALPGLVTWARRGASRRTAVGSSGDRDPSGVARR from the coding sequence ATGGACCTGCTGCGCGGCACGGCCGTCGTCCTCGTCGTCGTCTATCACGCCGTCGTGCTCACGGAGATGGACGGCGTCACCGCGCCGGGATGGGTGGAGGCGGCGAACGCGTACCTCGCGCCCTTTCGTATCCCCCTGCTCGTGATCCTCTCCGGGATGCTGCTGGGCCGCGCGCTCGAGAAGCCGCCAAGCCGCTACTTCTCCGGGAAGCTGTCGAACATCGGCTGGCCGTACCTCGTGTGGACGGCGGTGTTCGCCGTCGTCACCTGGCCGGTGGCCTCGCCGTTCCTCTACGCGCGCGGTGGCACCTACCTCTGGTTCCTCCTGTTCCTCCTGGTCTTCTTCGCCGCTGCCTGGATGCTCCGTGCCCTGCCTGCGTCATGGGTCGTCGCGGTGTCCTTCGCTCTCGCTGTCCTCGCGCCGACCGGCTCCAAGTACACAGAGCGACTGGTCTACCTCTTCGCCCTGTTCATGCTCGGTCACCTGGTACGGAGCCGGCTCGCAGTGTGGCGGTGGCTGACGAGGTCCCGCTGGGTGGTACCGGTCGGTCTCCTGCTCGTCGTCGTCCAGTGGGTCGTCGGTAGCACGGTTGTGGACGCCGCCGACCCCACCTCTGGGTACGGTCCGCCCACCGCGCTCGCGACGCTCGGCGGCCTCATGGTCGGCGTGCAGCTCGCGCCCGTGGTCGCGCGCATGACGTGGACGCGACCGCTGCGACACGTCGGGGAGGCATCGCTCGTCTACTACGTGTCGCACTTCCCCGTCGCCACCGTGGTGATCGGGCTCCTGGTCGCGGCCGGCGTCAGGAACTGGGCGGTCCTCGCGCTGGTCGGGGCCGTCGTCGCGCTCGGGGCCGGTGCCGTGTTGGCGCGCTGCCGCGCGACCGCGCCCGTGCAGTGGCTGTTCGCGCTACCCGGTCTCGTGACGTGGGCGCGCCGCGGCGCGTCCCGACGCACGGCTGTCGGGAGCAGCGGCGACCGGGACCCCTCCGGCGTCGCCCGTCGCTAG
- a CDS encoding exopolysaccharide biosynthesis polyprenyl glycosylphosphotransferase produces the protein MADQPLEETLGPSLDPLPASVRKQLHVLGELVRAERAPRPRPAPITERSQVEEQRPVLASRRRSTHTVAADLVAASLATLVPLGGWVLAGDLPALALAAAPVAVALWLGCLLLSRAYEPRFLWSGSAELQRVIAAAAAFTVVVLAVGWALLPAQWAGGALLLVTLLCATTGAARRVVRARAHAAHRAGAVSVRVLAVGPADDVRLLSQRMHRDRYHGWHVVAACTPDRPEPDVSTPVRLGAVRDVVAASERCHADVVMLCPGLGLAEIEDLRGLQAQLEAAGRELAIAPPLVEAIGPRVSLSAVCGLPVVRLDRPELDGPRRVLKAIADRVVSALALLVLAPVLVGIGAAVRLDSTGPALFRQTRMGKDGTTFTMLKFRTMRTDAEQRRAELLDADEGAGLLFKLKADPRVTRVGAWLRRTSLDELPQLVNVVRGEMSLVGPRPSLPVEAAEYDRFIARRLLVRPGLTGLWQVSGRSDLSWRESRRLDVRYVENWSLGFDLTILVRTVDVVLRRRGAY, from the coding sequence GTGGCCGACCAGCCGCTCGAGGAGACCCTGGGCCCGAGTCTCGACCCCCTCCCCGCGTCGGTGCGCAAGCAGCTCCACGTGCTCGGTGAGCTCGTCCGCGCGGAGCGGGCGCCGCGACCGCGACCGGCGCCGATCACCGAGCGCTCGCAGGTGGAGGAGCAGCGCCCTGTTCTCGCGTCCCGGCGGCGGTCGACGCACACGGTCGCGGCCGACCTCGTGGCGGCGTCGCTCGCGACGCTCGTCCCGCTGGGCGGGTGGGTGCTCGCCGGCGACCTCCCTGCCCTGGCGTTGGCCGCCGCGCCTGTCGCGGTGGCGCTGTGGCTCGGGTGCCTGCTGCTGAGCCGCGCCTACGAGCCACGCTTCCTCTGGAGCGGGTCCGCCGAGCTGCAGCGCGTCATCGCTGCGGCCGCGGCGTTCACCGTCGTCGTGCTCGCGGTGGGGTGGGCACTGCTCCCGGCGCAGTGGGCCGGCGGGGCGCTGCTCCTCGTCACCCTCCTGTGCGCGACGACCGGCGCCGCCCGACGGGTCGTCCGCGCCCGCGCCCACGCCGCACACCGCGCGGGTGCGGTGAGCGTCCGGGTGCTCGCCGTCGGTCCGGCCGACGACGTGCGGCTGCTGTCGCAGCGGATGCACCGTGACCGCTACCACGGCTGGCACGTCGTCGCGGCGTGCACTCCCGACCGGCCCGAGCCGGACGTCTCGACGCCGGTCCGCCTCGGGGCCGTGCGTGACGTGGTGGCGGCGAGCGAGCGCTGCCACGCGGACGTCGTCATGCTGTGCCCGGGGCTCGGCCTCGCCGAGATCGAGGACCTCCGGGGGCTGCAGGCGCAGCTCGAGGCGGCCGGCCGCGAGCTCGCCATCGCCCCGCCCCTCGTCGAGGCGATCGGGCCACGGGTCTCGCTGTCCGCGGTGTGCGGCCTGCCCGTGGTGCGGCTCGACCGCCCGGAGCTCGACGGTCCCCGCCGGGTCCTCAAGGCGATCGCGGACCGGGTTGTGTCGGCGCTCGCGCTGCTCGTGCTCGCGCCCGTGCTCGTCGGCATCGGCGCAGCCGTCCGCCTCGACAGCACCGGCCCGGCGCTGTTCCGTCAGACCCGCATGGGCAAGGACGGGACGACGTTCACCATGCTGAAGTTCCGCACGATGCGCACCGACGCCGAGCAGCGCCGCGCGGAGCTGCTCGACGCCGACGAGGGCGCCGGGCTGCTCTTCAAGCTCAAGGCGGACCCCCGGGTGACTCGGGTGGGCGCCTGGCTCCGCCGCACGTCGCTCGACGAGCTCCCGCAGCTCGTCAACGTCGTGCGCGGGGAGATGTCCCTCGTGGGGCCGCGGCCGAGCCTGCCGGTGGAGGCGGCCGAGTACGACCGCTTCATCGCGCGGCGGCTCCTCGTCCGCCCCGGCCTGACCGGGCTCTGGCAGGTGAGCGGGCGCTCCGACCTGTCGTGGCGGGAGAGCCGCCGCCTCGACGTCCGCTACGTCGAGAACTGGTCCCTGGGGTTCGACCTCACGATCCTCGTGCGGACGGTCGACGTCGTCCTGCGGCGACGCGGCGCGTACTGA
- a CDS encoding 50S ribosomal protein L25/general stress protein Ctc, translating to MSADIRLPAESRTEFGKGAARRLRRADKVPAVVYGHGEAPLHLSLPGHETMLALKHRNAVVTLDLSGDEHLALAKFVQRDPIKGFIEHVDFVTVRRGEKVQVEVPVVTDGEAMGGTVVVVDHQTLLIEAEATHLPESLHVDVDEKPAGFQLHAKDVVLPEGVTLVTDPEALVVSVNETHLDAELAEAEAEVGAGAAGAEEPAAGEPAAAEGDAAAEDAAQEAEQA from the coding sequence GTGTCTGCCGACATCCGCCTTCCCGCCGAGAGCCGCACCGAGTTCGGCAAGGGCGCGGCGCGCCGGCTGCGCCGGGCCGACAAGGTGCCCGCCGTCGTCTACGGCCACGGCGAGGCCCCCCTCCACCTGTCCCTGCCGGGCCACGAGACGATGCTCGCGCTCAAGCACCGCAACGCCGTCGTCACGCTCGACCTGTCCGGCGACGAGCACCTCGCGCTCGCGAAGTTCGTCCAGCGCGACCCGATCAAGGGCTTCATCGAGCACGTCGACTTCGTCACCGTCCGCCGCGGCGAGAAGGTCCAGGTCGAGGTCCCCGTCGTCACCGACGGCGAGGCGATGGGCGGCACGGTCGTCGTCGTCGACCACCAGACGCTCCTCATCGAGGCCGAGGCGACGCACCTGCCCGAGAGCCTCCACGTCGACGTCGACGAGAAGCCGGCCGGCTTCCAGCTCCACGCGAAGGACGTCGTGCTGCCCGAGGGCGTCACGCTCGTCACCGACCCCGAGGCGCTCGTCGTCAGCGTCAACGAGACCCACCTCGACGCCGAGCTCGCCGAGGCGGAGGCCGAGGTCGGCGCCGGGGCGGCCGGCGCGGAGGAGCCCGCTGCCGGTGAGCCCGCCGCGGCGGAGGGCGACGCCGCCGCCGAGGACGCCGCGCAGGAGGCCGAGCAGGCCTGA
- the pth gene encoding aminoacyl-tRNA hydrolase, with amino-acid sequence MSDGTWLVVGLGNPGPRYEGTRHNIGQVVVDALARGERFSSSRHQAQVVETRLGAAPGGAPGPRVVLAKPTTYMNVSGGPVAGLARYHKVEPDHVVVVHDELDLDLGRLKLKIGGGEGGHNGLRSVSQSLGTRDYVRVRCGIGRPPGRQDPADFVLSGFAKKEQPEVELLVVDAADAVEMVLTEGLAAAQGRFHTAT; translated from the coding sequence ATGAGCGACGGCACGTGGCTCGTCGTCGGCCTGGGCAACCCCGGTCCCCGCTACGAGGGGACCCGGCACAACATCGGCCAGGTCGTCGTCGACGCCCTCGCCCGCGGGGAGCGGTTCTCGAGCTCCCGGCACCAGGCGCAGGTCGTCGAGACCCGCCTCGGTGCCGCCCCCGGCGGGGCGCCCGGGCCGCGCGTCGTGCTCGCGAAGCCCACCACGTACATGAACGTGTCCGGTGGACCGGTCGCCGGGCTCGCCCGCTACCACAAGGTCGAGCCTGACCACGTCGTCGTGGTCCACGACGAGCTCGACCTCGACCTCGGCCGCCTCAAGCTCAAGATCGGCGGGGGCGAGGGCGGCCACAACGGCTTGCGGTCGGTCTCGCAGTCCCTCGGCACCCGCGACTACGTGCGGGTTCGCTGCGGCATCGGACGGCCCCCGGGGCGGCAGGACCCCGCCGACTTCGTGCTCTCCGGCTTCGCGAAGAAGGAGCAACCGGAGGTCGAGCTGCTCGTCGTCGACGCCGCCGACGCCGTCGAGATGGTCCTCACAGAGGGTCTCGCTGCCGCTCAGGGTCGCTTCCACACAGCAACCTGA
- a CDS encoding DUF1972 domain-containing protein: MRIALIGTRGVPARYGGFETCVEEVGSRLASMGHDITVYCRTTVGADRPAEHRGMRLVHLPALRRRSLETLSHTVQSVAHAVGARRPDAAVVFNAANAPLLPVLRARGVPVTTHVDGLEWRRAKWGPAGRRYYRVVESLAVRWSDALIADAEGIAAYYREEFGAPTRQIAYGAPLLDERRPEVLRPLGLRPRGYHLVVARFEPENQVDLVVEGYVSSTARLPLVVVGSAPYADAYTRRVHALADDRVRFLGGVWDPDLLDQLYANACTYVHGHSVGGTNPSLLRAIGAGAAVLAFDSVFNREVVEDAGAEFFRTAADVGRLVSEAESSPDDVELRGLRARERAKAYDWDTVAEQYEALCEDLRAGRVQRPRPSGRRLRGSGWSP; this comes from the coding sequence GTGAGGATTGCGCTGATCGGGACGCGCGGCGTCCCGGCGCGCTACGGCGGCTTCGAGACGTGCGTCGAAGAGGTCGGCTCCCGCCTGGCGTCGATGGGTCACGACATCACGGTCTACTGCCGCACCACCGTCGGGGCGGACCGGCCCGCAGAGCACCGCGGCATGCGACTCGTCCACCTGCCCGCCCTGCGCCGGCGCTCCCTCGAGACCCTGAGCCACACGGTCCAGTCGGTCGCCCACGCGGTGGGCGCACGGCGGCCGGACGCCGCCGTCGTGTTCAACGCGGCGAACGCGCCCCTGCTGCCCGTCCTCCGCGCCCGCGGCGTCCCGGTCACCACCCACGTCGACGGGCTGGAGTGGCGCCGGGCCAAGTGGGGGCCGGCGGGGCGGCGCTACTACCGGGTCGTGGAGTCGCTCGCGGTCCGGTGGTCCGACGCCCTGATCGCGGACGCGGAGGGCATCGCGGCCTACTACCGCGAGGAGTTCGGGGCTCCCACGCGACAGATCGCGTACGGCGCACCGTTGCTCGACGAGCGCCGCCCCGAGGTGCTCCGGCCCCTCGGTCTCCGGCCGCGTGGGTACCACCTCGTCGTCGCCCGGTTCGAGCCGGAGAACCAGGTCGACCTCGTCGTCGAGGGCTACGTCTCGAGCACGGCGCGGCTGCCGCTCGTCGTCGTGGGCTCCGCGCCGTACGCGGACGCCTACACCCGGCGGGTGCACGCCCTCGCCGACGACCGGGTCCGGTTCCTCGGCGGTGTCTGGGACCCCGACCTCCTCGACCAGCTGTACGCCAACGCGTGCACCTACGTGCACGGGCACTCCGTCGGCGGCACCAACCCGTCCCTCCTCAGGGCGATCGGCGCCGGCGCGGCGGTCCTCGCCTTCGACAGCGTGTTCAACCGCGAGGTCGTCGAGGACGCCGGCGCCGAGTTCTTCCGCACCGCCGCGGACGTCGGTCGCCTCGTGTCGGAGGCGGAGTCGAGCCCGGACGACGTCGAGCTGCGCGGCCTCCGGGCGCGCGAGCGCGCCAAGGCCTACGACTGGGACACCGTCGCCGAGCAGTACGAGGCCCTGTGCGAGGACCTGAGGGCCGGGCGCGTCCAGCGACCGCGGCCGAGCGGTCGCCGCCTGCGCGGCAGCGGGTGGTCACCATGA